A single Bacillus sp. HMF5848 DNA region contains:
- the mutS gene encoding DNA mismatch repair protein MutS — MASYTPMIQQYLKIKAHYKDAFLFFRLGDFYEMFFDDAVKASKELEITLTSRDGGGADRIPMCGVPHHSAKGYIEQLVQKGYRVAICEQTEDPKQAKGVVKREVVQLITPGTIMETKVVEDNKNNFLTSISSFDNNSAFGLAISDLSTGETRVTLIHGRIDDVLQEIYALEAKEIVVDSDLKELIDKHMWDGVSITLSKENDTDIPEQFQSLVSSIKQQPLVIACGRLLQYLHKTQKRSLDHLQPFVLFETDQFMKIDYYSKRNLELTETVRSKGRKGSLLWLLDETVTAMGGRKLKQWLDQPLIHRGAIEKRFSIVETLLNEYFVRQELRDLLKDVYDLERLVGKVAFGNANARELLQLKKSLAQVPSIVKGLESLNNPYIRELMNTLDPCEDLKLILEQALQENPPISVTEGDLLKDGYNELLDKYRDASRNGKSWIAQLEKQEKEATGIKSLKVGYNRIFGYYIEVTRANLHLLSEGRYERKQTLANAERFITPELKEKEALILEAEEKSIQLEYELFQQIREQVKTYISRLQQLAKLISEIDVYQSFATLSEQRHYTRPCFSEGRELRIINGRHPVVEKVMGSQEYVPNDCMMSEGRELLLITGPNMSGKSTYMRQVALTAILAQIGCFVPADEAVLPIFNQVFTRIGAADDLISGQSTFMVEMLEAKHAIMKATQNSLILFDEIGRGTSTYDGMALAQAIIEYIHNNIGAKTLFSTHYHELTALEMDLPQLKNIHVSAVEENGQVVFLHKLQEGSADKSYGIHVAQLAGLPEQLIKRAEVILTQLEAEKSTESVQQVNELEEREVSVKEQPAQLSLFADSNVTNNDKFTTKQKKVIDLLLLQDIMAMTPLDAMTKLYELQKMLK, encoded by the coding sequence ATGGCAAGCTATACGCCTATGATTCAACAATATTTAAAAATTAAGGCTCACTACAAAGATGCCTTTTTATTTTTTCGTCTAGGTGATTTTTACGAAATGTTTTTCGACGATGCAGTCAAAGCTTCTAAAGAGCTTGAAATAACATTAACGAGCCGTGATGGTGGGGGGGCAGATAGAATTCCTATGTGCGGTGTTCCACATCATTCTGCTAAAGGATACATTGAACAGCTTGTGCAAAAAGGATACAGAGTGGCTATTTGTGAACAAACCGAGGATCCGAAGCAAGCAAAAGGTGTTGTTAAGCGTGAAGTCGTTCAGTTAATTACACCTGGAACAATAATGGAAACAAAAGTAGTTGAAGATAATAAAAACAACTTTTTAACTAGTATAAGTTCGTTTGATAACAATAGCGCATTTGGCTTAGCGATTTCTGACTTGTCAACAGGCGAAACACGAGTAACACTAATTCATGGGCGAATTGACGATGTCTTACAAGAAATTTATGCTTTAGAAGCGAAAGAGATTGTTGTAGACAGCGATTTAAAAGAATTGATTGACAAGCATATGTGGGATGGAGTGTCTATTACACTATCAAAAGAGAATGATACGGATATTCCGGAACAATTCCAATCGTTAGTATCATCAATCAAACAGCAACCACTTGTAATTGCGTGTGGCAGACTTTTACAATATTTGCACAAAACGCAAAAACGTTCACTTGATCACTTGCAGCCGTTTGTTTTGTTCGAAACAGATCAATTTATGAAAATTGACTACTATTCCAAACGAAACTTAGAGTTAACAGAGACTGTGCGTAGTAAGGGTAGAAAAGGCTCTCTCCTGTGGTTATTAGATGAAACTGTAACTGCTATGGGGGGACGAAAGCTTAAACAGTGGTTAGATCAACCATTAATTCATAGAGGTGCCATTGAAAAAAGGTTCTCTATTGTTGAGACTTTACTCAATGAATATTTTGTAAGACAAGAGCTTAGAGACCTACTCAAGGATGTGTATGATTTAGAAAGATTAGTTGGAAAAGTAGCGTTTGGTAATGCAAATGCGCGTGAGTTATTACAATTAAAAAAGTCACTTGCCCAAGTACCATCTATTGTTAAAGGTCTTGAATCTTTGAATAACCCTTATATTCGTGAATTGATGAATACTCTGGATCCGTGTGAAGATCTTAAACTTATATTAGAGCAAGCGCTACAAGAGAATCCGCCAATTTCTGTGACAGAAGGGGATTTACTCAAGGACGGCTATAATGAGTTGCTGGACAAATATAGAGATGCTAGTCGTAACGGTAAATCTTGGATAGCACAGCTTGAAAAACAAGAGAAGGAAGCAACAGGAATTAAGTCATTAAAGGTAGGGTATAACAGAATTTTTGGGTATTATATTGAAGTTACCCGTGCGAATTTACACTTGCTTTCTGAAGGGCGTTACGAAAGAAAGCAAACACTCGCCAATGCGGAGCGCTTTATAACGCCTGAATTAAAGGAGAAAGAAGCTTTAATTTTGGAAGCAGAAGAGAAAAGCATTCAGCTCGAATACGAGCTATTTCAACAGATTCGTGAACAAGTAAAGACATACATTTCACGACTTCAACAGCTGGCTAAGCTCATTAGTGAAATAGATGTGTATCAGAGCTTTGCGACTTTAAGTGAGCAACGTCATTATACACGCCCATGTTTTTCAGAGGGGCGCGAACTTCGAATTATCAATGGCCGACATCCAGTAGTTGAAAAAGTAATGGGTTCACAGGAATACGTACCTAATGATTGTATGATGTCTGAAGGACGAGAACTATTATTAATTACTGGTCCTAATATGTCCGGGAAAAGTACGTATATGCGACAAGTTGCTTTGACCGCTATTTTAGCGCAAATTGGCTGTTTTGTTCCAGCAGATGAAGCTGTTTTACCTATATTCAATCAAGTGTTTACTAGAATAGGAGCTGCTGATGATTTAATTTCCGGTCAAAGTACCTTTATGGTTGAAATGCTCGAAGCAAAGCACGCTATTATGAAGGCTACCCAAAACAGTTTGATCTTATTTGATGAGATTGGTAGAGGTACATCAACCTATGATGGAATGGCATTAGCGCAGGCAATCATTGAGTATATTCATAATAACATAGGAGCTAAAACTCTGTTTTCCACACATTATCATGAGCTTACAGCACTAGAAATGGATTTACCTCAATTGAAAAATATACACGTTAGTGCTGTCGAAGAAAATGGACAAGTTGTGTTTTTGCATAAGCTTCAAGAAGGTAGTGCTGATAAAAGTTATGGTATTCATGTAGCGCAACTCGCTGGATTACCTGAACAATTGATTAAGAGAGCGGAAGTGATACTGACACAATTGGAGGCTGAAAAGTCTACAGAGTCAGTACAACAGGTGAATGAGTTAGAAGAACGAGAAGTATCTGTAAAAGAACAGCCGGCTCAATTGTCTTTGTTTGCAGATAGTAATGTTACAAATAATGATAAATTTACTACTAAACAAAAAAAAGTGATTGATTTACTTTTATTGCAAGATATTATGGCGATGACACCACTTGATGCGATGACAAAGTTATATGAATTACAGAAGATGTTGAAATAA
- a CDS encoding DUF1360 domain-containing protein, which yields MTQITWLQYLMVILASYRLTHLIVFDKITEKIRDPFMKLTTFHTPEGDKRKKIPKNLFGYLLNCYWCTGVWSAIFLGGGFILFHDVFKLIIFILSIAGAQAVIETFVGVNIKKVDYYNKQK from the coding sequence ATGACCCAGATTACATGGTTACAATATTTAATGGTTATCTTAGCAAGTTATCGTCTCACTCATTTGATTGTATTTGATAAAATAACTGAAAAAATACGTGATCCATTTATGAAATTAACCACTTTCCATACACCTGAAGGAGATAAACGTAAAAAAATCCCCAAAAATTTATTCGGTTATTTATTGAATTGTTATTGGTGTACAGGGGTTTGGAGTGCTATTTTTTTAGGTGGTGGATTTATTTTATTTCATGATGTATTTAAACTAATCATCTTTATTTTATCTATTGCAGGAGCCCAAGCAGTAATCGAGACGTTTGTAGGGGTAAACATAAAAAAAGTCGATTATTACAACAAGCAAAAATGA
- the mutL gene encoding DNA mismatch repair endonuclease MutL has product MGKIIQLDDQLSNKIAAGEVVERPASVIKELVENSIDANSTIIEVEVEEAGLQRIRILDNGNGIESDDCEIAFSRHATSKIKAESDLFRIRTLGFRGEALPSIASVSKVALRTSTGSEAGTFIELEGGVIKKHERTNSRKGTDLTVEQLFFNTPARLKYMKTIHTELGHISDVMNRLALAHPHVSFKLMHNGKRMLFTPGNGDVRQVLASIYGVATAKKMLPIHHESLDFKISGHIALPEITRASRNYISTVINGRFVRHYGIMKAIEQGYHTLLPIGRHPIVMLKIEMDPILVDVNVHPAKLEVRLSKEQELLEIIESSIKQVFKKQTLIPEVETKAHNKREQIKTEQEFFRFEHVVKSEPEKSEASDIYIDSNSGRSDSEINERGGMDSTQDETTIRNEVSSSEIKKIIQNDSSVEEESIATSNTINDRLPPLYPIGQMHGTYILAQNENGLYIIDQHAAQERLKYEFYRGKVAEVDSALQQLLVPLTFDFASNEAIKLIEHKDKLEACGIFLESFGTHSFIVREHPSWFPAGHEQSVIEDLIQQVLTTKTADIGKLREEAAILMSCKASIKANHYLRQDEMFALLEDLRKSEDPFTCPHGRPILLHFSTYEMEKMFKRVM; this is encoded by the coding sequence ATGGGGAAAATCATCCAACTTGATGATCAGCTTTCCAATAAAATAGCAGCAGGAGAAGTAGTTGAACGCCCTGCTTCAGTTATCAAAGAACTGGTTGAAAACTCAATTGATGCTAATAGCACTATAATAGAAGTAGAGGTTGAGGAAGCGGGACTGCAAAGGATTCGAATCCTTGATAATGGCAATGGTATAGAATCAGATGATTGTGAAATAGCTTTTTCACGCCATGCCACTAGTAAAATAAAAGCTGAAAGTGATTTGTTTCGAATTCGCACATTAGGGTTTCGGGGTGAGGCGCTGCCTAGTATAGCTTCTGTTTCTAAAGTTGCCTTACGAACGTCAACAGGATCAGAAGCAGGGACATTTATTGAACTAGAAGGTGGCGTGATTAAAAAACATGAGCGGACAAATAGCCGTAAAGGCACGGACTTAACTGTAGAACAGTTGTTTTTTAATACCCCTGCGCGACTTAAATATATGAAAACTATTCATACAGAACTAGGGCATATCTCTGATGTGATGAACAGGTTAGCATTGGCTCATCCTCATGTATCATTTAAGTTGATGCACAATGGCAAGCGTATGCTGTTTACTCCAGGTAATGGGGATGTCCGTCAAGTGCTCGCCTCTATTTACGGAGTTGCAACCGCAAAGAAAATGCTACCTATTCATCACGAATCGTTAGATTTTAAGATTAGTGGGCATATAGCTTTGCCCGAAATTACGAGGGCTTCTAGAAATTATATATCAACAGTTATTAATGGAAGATTTGTTCGCCATTATGGTATTATGAAAGCTATTGAACAAGGATATCATACGCTTCTACCAATAGGGCGACATCCAATAGTTATGCTTAAGATAGAAATGGACCCTATACTAGTCGATGTTAATGTGCATCCTGCTAAACTAGAAGTTCGCTTAAGTAAAGAACAAGAACTACTTGAAATAATTGAATCGAGCATAAAACAAGTATTTAAGAAGCAAACACTTATCCCAGAAGTTGAAACAAAAGCACACAATAAACGTGAGCAAATTAAAACGGAACAAGAGTTTTTCCGTTTTGAACACGTGGTTAAGTCCGAACCTGAAAAAAGCGAAGCTAGCGATATATATATTGACTCAAATTCTGGCAGATCTGACAGTGAAATCAATGAACGTGGTGGTATGGATAGTACTCAGGATGAAACAACAATACGTAATGAAGTATCATCAAGCGAAATTAAAAAAATAATACAAAATGATAGTTCTGTAGAAGAGGAGTCTATTGCTACTAGCAACACAATAAACGATAGATTACCGCCTTTGTATCCGATAGGTCAAATGCACGGTACGTATATTTTGGCGCAAAACGAGAATGGACTTTATATCATTGATCAACATGCAGCGCAGGAGAGGCTTAAATACGAGTTTTACCGTGGAAAAGTAGCTGAAGTTGACTCTGCCTTGCAGCAGTTATTAGTACCACTAACATTTGATTTTGCTAGTAATGAAGCAATTAAGCTAATAGAGCACAAAGACAAGTTAGAAGCTTGTGGTATTTTTCTTGAATCATTTGGTACACACTCTTTTATCGTGAGAGAGCATCCGAGTTGGTTTCCTGCGGGACATGAACAGAGTGTTATCGAAGATTTAATTCAGCAAGTCTTGACGACAAAAACAGCGGATATAGGTAAGCTTCGTGAGGAAGCTGCTATATTAATGAGTTGTAAAGCATCGATTAAAGCTAATCATTATTTACGTCAGGATGAAATGTTTGCATTACTAGAAGATTTACGAAAAAGTGAGGATCCATTTACATGTCCTCATGGACGGCCTATTCTCCTCCATTTCTCAACCTATGAAATGGAAAAAATGTTTAAACGAGTTATGTAA
- the hfq gene encoding RNA chaperone Hfq — MKQAVNIQDQILNQLRKDGTFVTVFLLNGFQLRGQVKGFDNFTVLLETEGKQQLIYKHAISTFAPQKNVQIDFE, encoded by the coding sequence ATGAAACAAGCAGTGAACATTCAAGACCAAATATTAAATCAACTTCGTAAAGATGGAACATTCGTAACTGTGTTTTTATTAAATGGATTTCAACTTCGTGGCCAAGTTAAAGGTTTTGATAATTTTACAGTATTACTTGAAACAGAGGGTAAACAACAACTTATTTATAAACATGCCATCTCTACATTCGCACCACAAAAAAATGTTCAAATTGATTTTGAATAA
- the spoVK gene encoding stage V sporulation protein K produces the protein MKMKNNGQINIVLNGQKHKLKLTHKQDPLLTEKNANKHVILNDIENEMSKLVGMDEMKRIIKEIYAWIYVNKKREEQGLKAGKQALHMMFKGNPGTGKTTVARLIGKLFVQMNVLSKGHLIEAERADLVGEYIGHTAQKTRDLIKKAIGGILFVDEAYSLARGGEKDFGKEAIDTLVKHMEDRQHEFILILAGYSKEMDHFLSLNPGLQSRFPLVIDFPDYSVDQLMEIARRMLFEKQYELSTDAEWKLKDHLVAYKAGTNPKSFSNGRYIRNVIEKSIRAQAMRLLLHDEFDRKDLLTLRSQDLIFSDEK, from the coding sequence ATGAAGATGAAAAATAATGGACAGATTAACATCGTTCTCAATGGGCAAAAACATAAACTAAAACTTACTCATAAACAGGACCCACTTCTAACAGAGAAAAACGCCAATAAACATGTTATTTTAAATGATATTGAAAATGAAATGAGCAAACTCGTCGGTATGGATGAGATGAAGAGAATTATTAAAGAAATATACGCTTGGATTTATGTGAATAAAAAACGAGAAGAACAAGGGCTAAAGGCTGGTAAGCAAGCGTTACACATGATGTTTAAGGGTAATCCTGGCACAGGAAAAACAACTGTAGCACGTCTAATCGGTAAACTATTTGTACAGATGAATGTTTTATCAAAAGGACATTTAATTGAAGCGGAACGTGCTGACTTAGTAGGAGAGTATATCGGACATACTGCTCAGAAAACTCGCGATTTAATAAAGAAGGCTATAGGTGGAATATTATTTGTTGACGAAGCGTATTCTCTCGCGCGAGGAGGAGAGAAGGATTTTGGGAAAGAAGCTATTGATACACTAGTAAAGCATATGGAAGATCGACAGCACGAATTTATCTTAATTTTAGCAGGCTATTCAAAAGAAATGGATCATTTTTTATCACTAAATCCAGGATTACAATCTAGATTTCCTCTTGTTATTGATTTTCCAGATTATTCGGTAGATCAACTGATGGAGATTGCTAGGCGTATGCTATTTGAAAAACAATATGAATTAAGCACTGATGCAGAGTGGAAGCTTAAGGATCATTTAGTTGCGTATAAAGCAGGTACGAACCCAAAAAGCTTTAGTAATGGACGCTATATACGTAATGTGATTGAAAAGTCAATACGTGCTCAAGCAATGCGACTATTGTTACATGATGAATTTGATCGAAAAGATTTGCTTACATTGCGTAGTCAGGACCTTATCTTTTCTGATGAAAAATAA
- the miaB gene encoding tRNA (N6-isopentenyl adenosine(37)-C2)-methylthiotransferase MiaB produces MNEKQRVESQKVQANNSSDKKSDKDYSKYFETVYVAPNLKDAKKRGKESVQYHKDFNIPEEFYGLGNGRKFYIRTYGCQMNEHDTEVMAGIFEALGYEATETVEDANVILLNTCAIRENAENKVFGEIGHLKALKKNNPDVLLGVCGCMSQEESVVNRILNKHHHIDMIFGTHNIHRLPHLLKEAYMSKEMVIEVWSKEGDVIENLPKVRKGNIKGWVNIMYGCDKFCTYCIVPYTRGKERSRRPDDIIQEVRQLAALGYKEITLLGQNVNAYGKDFEDIEYGLGHLMDEIRKIDIARIRFTTSHPRDFDDHLIDVLAKGGNLVDHIHLPVQSGSTDVLKIMARKYSRERYLELVRKIKEAMPNVSLTTDIIVGFPNETDEQFEETLSLYREVEFDSAYTFIYSPREGTPAAKMEDNIPMEVKKERLQRLNALVNEVSAKKLKEYEGQVVEVLVEGESKNNPDVLAGYTSKNKLVNFKGPKSAIGQLVKVKVLEAKTWTLNGEMITETVEVN; encoded by the coding sequence ATGAATGAAAAACAACGTGTAGAATCACAAAAAGTACAAGCTAACAATTCTTCGGACAAAAAATCCGACAAGGATTATAGTAAGTATTTCGAAACTGTCTATGTCGCACCAAATCTAAAGGATGCGAAAAAACGAGGTAAGGAATCTGTTCAATATCACAAAGACTTTAATATACCAGAAGAATTTTACGGTTTGGGAAATGGTCGGAAATTCTATATTCGTACTTACGGCTGTCAAATGAATGAGCATGATACAGAAGTAATGGCTGGTATTTTTGAAGCACTTGGTTACGAAGCGACAGAAACTGTTGAGGATGCAAATGTTATTCTACTAAACACATGTGCTATTCGTGAAAATGCAGAAAATAAGGTGTTTGGTGAAATCGGCCACTTAAAAGCTCTTAAAAAGAACAATCCTGATGTATTATTAGGAGTATGTGGTTGTATGTCTCAGGAAGAATCAGTTGTCAATAGAATTTTAAACAAACATCACCATATTGATATGATCTTTGGTACTCATAACATCCACAGATTACCTCATTTATTAAAAGAAGCTTACATGTCAAAAGAAATGGTAATCGAAGTTTGGTCAAAAGAAGGAGATGTTATTGAGAACCTACCGAAAGTACGTAAAGGTAATATTAAAGGTTGGGTTAACATTATGTACGGATGTGATAAATTCTGTACGTACTGTATTGTTCCTTACACTCGTGGGAAAGAACGTAGCCGTCGTCCGGATGATATTATTCAAGAGGTACGCCAATTAGCGGCTTTAGGTTATAAGGAAATAACTCTTCTTGGTCAAAACGTAAATGCATATGGTAAGGATTTTGAAGATATAGAATACGGGTTAGGTCATCTAATGGATGAAATTCGCAAAATTGATATTGCTAGAATTCGATTTACAACGAGTCATCCTCGTGATTTTGATGATCATTTGATAGACGTATTAGCAAAAGGTGGAAACTTAGTTGACCACATTCATCTTCCTGTACAGTCTGGTAGCACGGATGTCTTGAAAATCATGGCGCGTAAGTATTCACGTGAACGATATTTAGAACTTGTTCGAAAAATAAAAGAAGCAATGCCAAACGTCTCGTTAACTACGGATATAATAGTAGGCTTTCCGAATGAAACTGACGAGCAGTTTGAAGAAACATTGTCACTATATCGAGAGGTTGAATTCGACTCTGCGTATACATTTATTTACTCTCCACGTGAAGGAACACCAGCTGCAAAGATGGAAGATAATATTCCAATGGAAGTTAAAAAGGAACGTTTACAACGACTTAATGCATTAGTAAATGAAGTATCAGCTAAAAAGCTCAAGGAATATGAAGGTCAAGTTGTAGAAGTACTTGTGGAGGGTGAAAGTAAAAATAACCCAGATGTACTAGCTGGTTACACTAGCAAGAATAAACTAGTTAACTTCAAAGGCCCTAAGTCAGCAATTGGCCAGCTTGTCAAAGTAAAAGTACTAGAAGCTAAAACATGGACACTTAATGGAGAGATGATTACAGAAACTGTAGAGGTGAACTAA
- a CDS encoding outer spore coat protein CotE, with translation MSEYREIITKAVVGKGRKFTQSTHTISPAHKPCSILGCWIINHQYEAKKVGHTVEVHGRYDINVWYAYNDNTKTEVVTETVSYCDVIKLKYRDDDFLDDCHDVIARVVQQPNCLEATISPNGNKIVVEVEREFLAEIIGETKVCVAVAPHGCDDDWDCDDDEFDDSEFEDLNPDFLVGDVEE, from the coding sequence ATGTCAGAATACAGAGAGATTATTACAAAGGCCGTCGTTGGCAAAGGACGCAAATTCACACAGTCTACACATACGATTTCTCCAGCTCATAAACCGTGTAGCATTCTAGGTTGCTGGATTATCAACCATCAGTATGAGGCCAAGAAGGTTGGTCACACGGTTGAAGTACATGGTCGATATGATATCAACGTTTGGTATGCGTACAACGATAACACCAAAACGGAAGTCGTAACGGAAACAGTTTCATACTGCGACGTTATTAAACTAAAATATAGAGATGATGACTTCCTAGATGATTGTCATGATGTTATCGCACGTGTTGTTCAACAACCTAATTGCTTAGAAGCTACAATCTCACCAAACGGCAACAAAATCGTAGTTGAAGTGGAACGTGAATTTTTAGCGGAAATTATCGGAGAAACAAAAGTATGTGTTGCAGTAGCGCCGCATGGTTGTGATGATGATTGGGACTGCGATGATGACGAGTTTGATGATTCAGAATTTGAAGACTTAAATCCAGACTTTTTAGTAGGCGATGTAGAAGAATAA
- the miaA gene encoding tRNA (adenosine(37)-N6)-dimethylallyltransferase MiaA, with amino-acid sequence MEENKQKVIVIIGPTAVGKTKLSIEAAKRFNGEIISGDSMQVYRGMDIGTAKIKSNEMDGIPHHLLDIKDPTDAFSVQEFQELVVQKIDDITKRSKTPVIVGGTGLYIQSVLYDYQFSDVSSDDMLREELTALASQYSPEFLHNKLKDVDKESADRIHPNNTRRVIRALEIYHTTGRTMTEYLRENKQQPRYLTALIGLTMEREMLYERINQRVDIMLDEGLLEEVTALFNNRIDDCQSIQAIGYKELYDYLRGNISYERAVDLIKQNSRRYAKRQLTWFRNKMDVRWFDMTNALEFDEKMEEIFHYIAGKLLLKAK; translated from the coding sequence TTGGAAGAAAATAAACAAAAGGTTATAGTCATTATTGGCCCTACGGCAGTTGGGAAAACAAAGCTTAGTATTGAAGCTGCTAAAAGGTTTAATGGCGAAATTATAAGTGGCGATTCTATGCAAGTGTATCGTGGTATGGATATAGGTACAGCAAAAATCAAATCAAATGAAATGGATGGCATTCCGCACCATTTACTCGATATAAAGGATCCAACTGATGCTTTTTCTGTACAAGAATTTCAAGAATTAGTTGTTCAAAAGATAGACGACATAACGAAGCGCTCGAAAACTCCTGTTATTGTCGGGGGAACTGGATTGTATATTCAATCTGTGTTATATGATTATCAATTCTCAGACGTGTCGTCTGACGACATGCTTCGAGAGGAGTTAACGGCTTTAGCTAGTCAGTACTCACCTGAATTTTTACATAACAAGCTAAAAGACGTTGATAAGGAGAGCGCTGACAGAATTCATCCAAATAACACTCGTCGCGTCATTCGAGCACTTGAAATATATCATACAACAGGGCGTACAATGACAGAATATCTAAGAGAAAATAAACAACAGCCCCGTTATTTAACAGCTCTGATTGGATTAACAATGGAGCGTGAGATGTTATACGAACGAATTAATCAACGTGTAGATATTATGCTCGATGAAGGATTGCTGGAAGAGGTGACAGCTCTATTTAATAATCGTATTGATGATTGTCAATCTATTCAAGCTATTGGTTATAAAGAACTATATGACTACTTAAGAGGAAACATATCGTATGAAAGAGCCGTTGATTTAATTAAACAGAATTCAAGACGTTATGCCAAACGGCAATTAACATGGTTCCGTAATAAAATGGATGTAAGATGGTTCGATATGACTAATGCTTTAGAGTTTGATGAGAAAATGGAGGAAATTTTTCATTATATTGCAGGAAAGCTACTATTAAAAGCGAAATAA
- a CDS encoding RicAFT regulatory complex protein RicA family protein: MAQYTKEEIIQKARDLAKMIAETEEVETFKQAEAKIHENEKVSGIIAQIKNFQKQAVNLQHYGKGEALRKTEERINKLQDELDGIPVVQQFQDTQVEVNDLLQLVASTITKTVTEQIIMSTGGDVLRGETGAQVNKKDCGCH, from the coding sequence TTGGCTCAATATACAAAAGAAGAAATTATTCAAAAAGCTCGCGATCTTGCTAAAATGATTGCTGAAACAGAGGAAGTTGAAACGTTCAAGCAAGCAGAAGCCAAAATACACGAAAATGAAAAGGTAAGTGGCATTATCGCACAAATTAAAAACTTCCAAAAGCAGGCTGTAAACTTACAGCATTATGGTAAAGGGGAAGCTTTACGTAAAACAGAGGAAAGAATTAATAAGTTACAAGATGAATTAGATGGAATCCCAGTCGTTCAGCAGTTCCAAGATACACAAGTTGAAGTGAATGATTTACTACAGTTGGTTGCCTCGACAATTACAAAAACCGTTACAGAGCAAATTATAATGTCAACTGGTGGCGATGTGTTAAGAGGCGAAACAGGTGCTCAGGTTAACAAAAAAGATTGTGGCTGCCATTAA